TTTGTTCTTCTGTTATTTGCGGAGCATGTCCGTCTTGAAATTTAATATTGTTTGGCGGACTTAATTCTTCACTATCCCTTGTGTCAGGTAATACTGTTACTATTTCTTTTGCCTGGCGTAATTCCCTTGAAAGCCTTTCTAAAACTATTCTGCCGTTCTGTATAACCTCTCCCGCTTCTTCTCCTTTTCTGTAAGCTCGTTGATGTAATAAATATAAAGAATAAATGCTTAGCATAATGCCAGTTGCAACAGCTATTGCAACTACTGTCTCTGTGGCGGTAAAAGCTATATTTTTCTTTCTTTTTTTCATAAAAATTATCTGTTTGTAATAATTGTACTCAAGACAATACTATCTTCTCCCACATCAAAAGACGCGTCCCAAAATAAAGTTACATTGATTTTCTTCATGTTTGTATCGCTGACAGATTCCTCAAAACCGGGAGGATTAACGTATGTTATAGAAATATTTCTTCTAAAAGATGCATCTTCTGCAACGGGATTTTCTGTTTCCTCACAAGGAGGAATATTACCTGAACAATTTATTTCCTCATACGACAAAAGTGAAAGCTCTTCGATTTTTGCTTGCGCAAGTTCAACTGCCCTACTTCTCATTTCAGATGATCTTTCAACTTTTAAACTTAGAGGAAAAATCCTTGTTACCGAAACAAAAGCTACGGTTATAATAAAAACAGCTAAAAGTGATTCTATCAATGTAAAAGAGTTTTTTTTAATTCCTGGAGATGATTTTTCCATTTTTTTCTTTTATTGCATTTTTACAAAACCAGATGGCTTTATTTCGATTGTTTTTGTTTTTGATTCCAGGTTAATTAAAATCACGGTTCCCCGTTCCTCTACCGCCCCATAAGGATTAAACCTTACTCTTTCTAAAGTAAGGCCCTCTATGGATTGATAAGAAACTCCTTGCGGAAGGCTTGCTTCTTTTATGATGACTTCCTCTGCACCGTACCTTATTACTTGGTATTTTTTTTCAATCTGGCAAAATTTAATTCCGTGTTTTACTTGCTCCGAAACTGCAAGCTGCTGGGCATAACGAAGATCTGTTACTATATCTCTTGCAATACCACTTAAATTCATTATTGGCTGATAGTTTTTTATAGCAACAACACTTATGCCGCTTATAATTCCAATAACAGAAACAACGACTAATACCTCTACTAAGGTGAATGCTTTTTTGTATTTTTTTGCCATGTGGTATTTAAATCTTATAGCCTATTCATCATTGAATACATTGGGCCAATAATTGAAATTGCAAAAACGGCTACTGCAATTCCGATTATAACCATAAGAACCGGTTCAATTATTGTTGATAAGTTTTTGGTAATTCTATCTAACTCAGTTTCATAAAAATCGGCAAGATCATTTAAAACTTCTCCCATATTTCCTGTCTCCTCTCCCACTTCTACCATCTGAATTAACAAGAAAGAAAAAAGATTTTCATGACTTATAAGAGATTCTTTAAGTGTTCTCCCTTTTTGAATTTGATCTGCTACATCTCTTAACGCGTCTTTATATAATTTATTTGTAAGGGTAGTAGAGAGAATATTTAAGCTTTTTACAATAGGAACACCACTTTTTATTAAGGAACTTAAAGTTCGAGCAGTTCTTGCTGTGTTTAATTTTTTAAAAATCTGGCCAACCACGGGAATCTTTAAAGACAATTTATCGAAAGCCAACTTTCCTTTTTTACTTTTTTTAACCCTTATAAATAAAAAAACGAGTAAAACTATTATTACTGGAATTAAATACCAAAACTTAGCAAGATAGTCCCCAAAAGACAATATAATTTGGGTTATAACGGGCGTCTCAACTTCCATCTCTTCAAAAGTTTTAGAAAATTGCGGTAAAATAAAAATCATCATCCCGGTCCCTATAACTGCCATCAAGCATAGAAGAACTATGGGATACATCATGGCTCCCTTAACTTTGCTTATAACCTCCTGATCTTTTTTCATTTGTTCGGCAAGAGTTTCAAGGACGTCTTTTAAATTACCCGTCTCCTCTGCTACTCTTACCATATTGACATAAAGCTCACTAAAAACTTGGGGATGCTTTTTAAGAGCTTCTGAAAATTGCTCTCCTCTAAGAACATCTTCTCTCATTTTTGATATTACTTCCTTAAATTTATCACTTTCCGCCTGATTGGCTAAAACATCTAAAGATTTATCAAAAGGAAAACCGGCCCCTATCATAACTGAGAGGTGCCGAGTAAATATCATTTTATCTGTAAGTTTTATCTTCCCACTTTTTAATTTGAATATTTTCCGCTTATTTTCTTTGTTACCATCTGTAGAAATTAAAATAAGATTTTTTTTCATTAATAATTTAGCAAGTTCCTCTTTGCTTTTTGCTTTCTCTGTCCCAAATACTGTTTCTCCATTCATTTCTTTTGCCTGATATTCATATATTGGCATATATAAAAATATTTATTTCTCTGTAGCAACTCTTAAAACCTCTTCAATGCTAGTTAATCTCCTTGCTGCTTTTACAAAACCATCCTCGAACATTGTTAACATTTTTTCCTTTTCTGCCTGTACTTGAATTTCGTCAGCCGATCTTTCTTTGATAATCAGTTCTTTAATGGCGTCGCTAACAGATAAAACTTCATAAATACCAACTCTTCCTTTATAGCCACCTTCTACTCCTTTAGTTTTTTTTGGTCTTCCAAATTTAATATTTTCCCAACCCTGATCTTTCTTAATAATTTTTTCTTCTTTAAATATGTTTAAAATTTTTTCCATATTATATTGCTTTGCAAGGCTCTGTATCTCTTCTTTTTTAAAATAATATTCTTCCATGTCAGAAGCAAGTTTCCTTACAAGCCTTTGAGCCACCACAAGTCTCAGGGTTGATGCCGCAAGAAATGGTTCAACTCCCATATCAATGAGTCTTGGTACTGCGCCCGCGGCAGTATTTGTGTGTAGGGTCGAAAGGACTAAGTGTCCTGTAAGGGCAGCGTTTATTGCAAGTTCTGCTGTTTCTTTGTCTCTAATTTCCCCTACCATAATAATATCTGGATCCTGTCTTACAAGAGACCTTAATCCTGAAGCAAAAGTAAACCCAATTTCCGGTTTTACTTGGCTTTGATTTATCCGAGGCATTGTATATTCAATAGGATCCTCAACGGTAGAAATATTTACCCCCGGGGTATTTAAAATATCCATTACGGAATAAAGAGTTGTTGTTTTCCCAGAACCCGTAGGCCCCGTTACTAGAATTAAACCATTAGGACGCTTAATATTGACGTGAACGTCTTCTAGTAAATCTCCCCAAAACCCTAATTCTTCAAGGGTAAAAGCTTTTGAAGTTTCCGGCAACAATCTCATCACAATCTTTTCACCATAAAAAGTAGGTAAAATAGAAACTCTAAAAGAAATTTTGTATTCTTCTGTCTCTATTTTGAAACGACCATCCTGAGGAAGACGATGTTCGTCTAATTTGAGAGAAGAAAGCACTTTAATTCTTGCTATAATACCAGGTTGCACTCTCTTTGGAAGCACCATGGCATCATGTAAAATACCATCAATTCTATACCTTACAACTACCTCTTTCTCGCCGGGTTCTACATGAATATCAGATGCCCTTTGTAATATTGCGTGCTTTAAAAGCACGTCTACAATTTTTATAATAGGTAATTCTTCTGCTGCTTTTACAAGTTCATTTTTCTCTTCGGTCTTCTTGTCTTTATCATCTGAAACATGCTTTATTTCCGAAACTTTTTCTTTAATAATTGACCCGAATTCAGACTCTAAACTTTCCTCATATTGTATTAGAGCATTTTTTATACTAGAAGGAGTTGTTAGACGAGGAAGAACTTTTAAGTTTGCTTTCTTTTTAATAAATTCAATTGTTTGCAAGTCTTCTGGATTCAACATCGCAACTTCAAGGTTTCTGTCCTCTTTTTTGTAAGATACAATGTTATGTTTCCTCGCAATTGGCTGAGGAATGATTTTAAGAACGCTTAAAGGAATTTTCTCTTTTTCAAGGTTTATAAAAGGAATACCCAAAATATATGCTTTTAAGTGAATTAAATCTTCTTCCTTAATTAATCCATCATGTATTAAAATATCTTCAATTTTTTTTCCTGTCTTTGTAGCTTTATTATCTGCTTTTTCAAGATCTTCTTTTTTTACCAACCCAGAGTCCAATATAAAAGCCTTTAATTGTTGTGGCTCAACTCTCATAAAAATTTATTTTTTTTAAGATTCTATATACTGTTTAACTTTTTCTGCTATATCTTTTAATTCATAATCTGACTTTACAAGATAGGTAGTCGCTCCAAGAGATAAACTTTTCTCTATGTCCTTTGGATTCTCAAGATTAGTTAGAACAATAATTGGAATTTTCTCTGTTTTTTTATCTTTCTTTAACTCTTCTAAAACCTCAAAACCATCTTTCTTGGGCAAAATAATATCAAGCAATATAAGATTGGGTTCTTCTGTTTTTGCCATATTTAAACCGATTTCTCCATCCAGAGCATGAATCACTTCATAACCTTCTTTTTTAAGAAACTCGCCTACTGATTTTTGAAGACTAAACTCATCTTCAATAAATAATATCTTTTTCATAAATTTTTGAGCTTAGCGAGAAAATTTAATGCGTTAGCTTCCTAAATTTTTTGAGCAACGCGATAAAAATTTAATGCGTAAACTCCATTTTTTCATTTTAAGGGTAATAAAAACCAAAAAGTACTACCCTCGTTTTCTTTTGATATAAAACCGACCTTTCCTTTAAGCTCGTTTATAATAGCTTTTACTATATAAAGACTCAGACCAAGCCCCTTTGTCTGATAACGAAAAATATTACTACTTCGAAAAAATTTATCAAAAATTTTTTTCTGTTCTTCTTCTGGAATTCCAACTCCTTTGTCTAAAACAGAAAATTTTACCATTTGTTTATCTTTTTCGAGAGAAATTTTTACAACATCACTTCCTTTACTGTACCCAACAGCGTTATCTAAAAGGTTTTCTATTACTTGCTCGACTGCTTGAGGATCTGTTATTATTTTGGGAACTTTTTTTGAAGAAAAATCAATCTTGACATTACTATCTTTAATTAAAGGATTAAGTTTTTTAATAACTTTCTCCACAATTTCCTTTAAATCTACTTTCTCTCCTTTTGGAGACCATCTTTTTTGTTCAATCCTGGAAGCCGTTAACATATTATTTATTAATTTTAACATTCTTTCGTTTTGAGCCCGGATCATTTCAAAATGCTCCTTATCTTTCCCTACACAACCCTCGCTCATAGCTAAATCAATTGTCCATTTTAAGTTGGTAAGAGGCGTTTTTAATTCATGAGAAACTATATTCATAAATTCAGATTTTAATAAATTGGCCTCTGCTAAATTCTGAAAACTGTTTACTATAATGTAATTAAGAGCTAAAAGTATGACAGCGATTCCCATAATCACTAAAGACAATTGTTCTGGCTCTAAATAACGATTACCAACATAATAGGCTATAAGAATTGCTGCCACTATAAAACATCCCAGCACAAAAAAGATAAAGGGGGGATATTCAAAAAGAGGTAAATTAT
This region of Candidatus Paceibacterota bacterium genomic DNA includes:
- a CDS encoding prepilin-type N-terminal cleavage/methylation domain-containing protein — its product is MAKKYKKAFTLVEVLVVVSVIGIISGISVVAIKNYQPIMNLSGIARDIVTDLRYAQQLAVSEQVKHGIKFCQIEKKYQVIRYGAEEVIIKEASLPQGVSYQSIEGLTLERVRFNPYGAVEERGTVILINLESKTKTIEIKPSGFVKMQ
- a CDS encoding type II secretion system F family protein; this encodes MPIYEYQAKEMNGETVFGTEKAKSKEELAKLLMKKNLILISTDGNKENKRKIFKLKSGKIKLTDKMIFTRHLSVMIGAGFPFDKSLDVLANQAESDKFKEVISKMREDVLRGEQFSEALKKHPQVFSELYVNMVRVAEETGNLKDVLETLAEQMKKDQEVISKVKGAMMYPIVLLCLMAVIGTGMMIFILPQFSKTFEEMEVETPVITQIILSFGDYLAKFWYLIPVIIVLLVFLFIRVKKSKKGKLAFDKLSLKIPVVGQIFKKLNTARTARTLSSLIKSGVPIVKSLNILSTTLTNKLYKDALRDVADQIQKGRTLKESLISHENLFSFLLIQMVEVGEETGNMGEVLNDLADFYETELDRITKNLSTIIEPVLMVIIGIAVAVFAISIIGPMYSMMNRL
- a CDS encoding GspE/PulE family protein — protein: MRVEPQQLKAFILDSGLVKKEDLEKADNKATKTGKKIEDILIHDGLIKEEDLIHLKAYILGIPFINLEKEKIPLSVLKIIPQPIARKHNIVSYKKEDRNLEVAMLNPEDLQTIEFIKKKANLKVLPRLTTPSSIKNALIQYEESLESEFGSIIKEKVSEIKHVSDDKDKKTEEKNELVKAAEELPIIKIVDVLLKHAILQRASDIHVEPGEKEVVVRYRIDGILHDAMVLPKRVQPGIIARIKVLSSLKLDEHRLPQDGRFKIETEEYKISFRVSILPTFYGEKIVMRLLPETSKAFTLEELGFWGDLLEDVHVNIKRPNGLILVTGPTGSGKTTTLYSVMDILNTPGVNISTVEDPIEYTMPRINQSQVKPEIGFTFASGLRSLVRQDPDIIMVGEIRDKETAELAINAALTGHLVLSTLHTNTAAGAVPRLIDMGVEPFLAASTLRLVVAQRLVRKLASDMEEYYFKKEEIQSLAKQYNMEKILNIFKEEKIIKKDQGWENIKFGRPKKTKGVEGGYKGRVGIYEVLSVSDAIKELIIKERSADEIQVQAEKEKMLTMFEDGFVKAARRLTSIEEVLRVATEK
- a CDS encoding response regulator, giving the protein MKKILFIEDEFSLQKSVGEFLKKEGYEVIHALDGEIGLNMAKTEEPNLILLDIILPKKDGFEVLEELKKDKKTEKIPIIVLTNLENPKDIEKSLSLGATTYLVKSDYELKDIAEKVKQYIES
- a CDS encoding HAMP domain-containing sensor histidine kinase; translation: MVFFKKINIFSDYKKYNLPLFEYPPFIFFVLGCFIVAAILIAYYVGNRYLEPEQLSLVIMGIAVILLALNYIIVNSFQNLAEANLLKSEFMNIVSHELKTPLTNLKWTIDLAMSEGCVGKDKEHFEMIRAQNERMLKLINNMLTASRIEQKRWSPKGEKVDLKEIVEKVIKKLNPLIKDSNVKIDFSSKKVPKIITDPQAVEQVIENLLDNAVGYSKGSDVVKISLEKDKQMVKFSVLDKGVGIPEEEQKKIFDKFFRSSNIFRYQTKGLGLSLYIVKAIINELKGKVGFISKENEGSTFWFLLPLK